The genomic DNA GAATCGTTTTCAAATCAACCGCATTGATGGTGGCCTTACCATCCTTAATTTCCGGATTTCCGGATAAGGCAATGTATTTGATATGGCCGTTATCATCGTTAAGAGTAACATAAACCGGTTCAATATTCGAATCCACGACCATGCCGGTTATCTTCAACTCATCAAATTCGTTTGCGCGTTTTCTAAGGCTCCAGCTTTCAACCGGATAAGTTTTCTTGTTTCCCAAGGCGACAAAGTTTTTATCAAACAGTACGTAAAACATATGTTACACCACATACTGGACGTAGGATATCTGCGCTGAAGCTTTGGTTTCCAGCTGATCCAAATTGACTACTATATCGCTGTCACCCGGGTCCGCATAAAGGAAGGTCTCCTTGGTATGGTCCAGTATATTATATCCGTCCGTCAAAGTCAATCCATCAAAATACAGCACCCTGGAGTTGATTGCATCAATAATCAGATAAGATCCTTCAGCAAGAACCAATTCCGGGAAACTTACTGTTGCGTATATCTCTTGGGATTCCTTATGGCGCAAGCTGATCTGGGGATTGACGATGCGGCCAGTGAGCTTTACAGTCAGCGGAATCTTGTCAAAGTAAATATTGGTAAGCACATTATTCGAAAGGATCCCTCCGCCATACGCATATGGATACGCATACGGATAGACCTTCCCGGATGTCTGGATGGACACAATAATATTCTTGTCAAGTTTGAGATAAAAGGGAGTAAGCGGTTGGATAGTGATTGGGACCGTGTTATAGCCATCCTTTATTTCGGATAATTCGAATTTCTTAATTACGCAATCCATATACCTGGCAACAGTCCCGTCATGATAATAAAATATGACTTTTTTCCGGATGTATTTGGCATACCAGGAACGGAAGCTGTTGACTCTTAGGTAAGACCCTGGCTCAGCAAATTCCACATTCAGCTTTATGTCTGTGCGGGCCAGGCTTTGCTTGATAATGTAATCAACGGTATCAGTGGAAATGACCGAAACATTCTGCACGAAACCCAATCCTGAAGGAACGGTCACAAAGTCAAGTTTATAACTATCAACAAGGAGACTTTCATTCGTCTCATCATAAATGCGAAACTCAAATCTTCTTGGCATGGTTATCGTCTCCCTGCTACGTTGATTCTGAGCTTACTGATGATCTCGTCCGCATCAGCTTCTTTTTCAATGGTGTTGTTCATCGTAGAATTATCATAATAGTTATTTACTGTAGTGCTGCTCGATGCCTGATAATTGGTCGTCTGGCCAACGGATCCTGCGATATCTCCACCACTGGTAAGGGCCGAAGAATTAACGTCCAGATCGTATTTTTTACCGAAGATGGATGCGAGCCACTTAGCCAATTCCACAAGCAGGATGATGAGCAAAGCAACCGCTGAGGCAATCAGCAATATCTTTGCCGCAGTCGGTTCTGCCCCTAAAAATTTTAGTGCTGTCCTGACCGCGGCAATGCCGGTGACCAGTTTAGGAAGAATGGCCAAAACAATGAGCACCACTGCTACGATGGCCTGTATTGGTCCCGGGACTGCGGAAAACGCTCTAGCGATCCCCGATATGACAGGTGTCACAGAATTTGCAATATTGAGTAAGGCCTCAAATAATGGTATCAGGGACACTCCTAATTCGGCTACTACCTTCTTGATTGACAGTGTGAAATCCTCCATCTTGTCATTAAGTTCAGCAGCCGTCTCGGCTTCATCAGAAGACAGCATTCCTTGTTTCTCCAGCTGAGCATTCAGTTCTTCGATTTCCGCGCTTGTTAGCGAAGCAACTTGAGCAACTTCTGTTCCTGCAGCAGCCAGAATAATATTGGCCTTGGTCGCACGGTCTTCCACATCTTCAATCTGGGAAAGTCTATCCAGGATAATCTGTAGAGCTGCAGCCGGACTCTTTCCTTGGAGATCGGACCAGGACAGACCAAGTTGAGCAAAGTTGGCCTGTGCCTTAGTGGATCCTTTGGCCAATAAGGCAAGCTGCGTTGTCACGGCTTCAAGGGCCCTAGTGTAGGCTTCGCCGTCTCCGGTTGCGCGGTCAAAAATATAGTCACCGCGTTGAAATTCTTCGGCTGAAATGCGGTATTTCTCACTGGCCTTCTGGATTTCATCCCCGGTCTTGGCAAACCCTACTCCCAGGGCAACTATGCCGGCAAGAGCGGCCTGCGCGATTCTTGATACCGGCTTGAGCTTTTCAGCAACCCCCGCTAGATCCGTTCTGCTGGTCTTAACCATTTCGGCATTAAGACTTTTGAGCTGGACCTCTGCTTTGGCGACTGCTATCTTGAGTTTTTCATATTCTTCAGCAGGCGCTTTCCCGCTGTCGACGGCTGCTTTCATCTGGGCCTGAGCATTTTTAAGTTCCTGCACTTTTTGTGTGGCCGCACTTATGGCATCCTGCAGATTCTTAGTCTTGGATGCAAGCAAAACTGTATTTGTTGGATCTAGCTTAAGCGACTTATCCAGATCTCTATTTTTCTTCGTCAAAGAGGCGATTGACGAATCGAGTTTAGCCACCGCTTCGTTGATTTCTCTAAGATCACGTGATACTTTTGTTGCCATCGTCAATCACCTCCTAATTGTTCAATCTTCATTAAAAACTTTTTTGCAATTCTCTTGTCAAGGCCCTTCAGCTTCCGTACCGACTTATCCACAAAGCGTATCGGCTCGATTTTCGAAGTACCTTTATTCAGCCACCCTGCTATGGTTTTATACTCAATCCCTTCTTCATTGACACCTTCAAAATAAATCTGATATCCATAAATACCCGGTTCATTAACTTTTTCAATCTTAAGGGACTTTTTAAGCCCGCCATGAGCGAGATCCTTTCGGGAACCAACAGGAATCCCATCTTGTATATTCTCGTAGCATTTCTTTGCTTCTTTGTCAATTACTTCATGATAGGCTTCCAGAGCGGCCTGAGTGACATGAGAAAGACGCTCTTTGATGTAAATATCCATTGATTCCATCAGAATGCCTCCAGTTCTTCATCACTTGATAAAGTCTTTCCGGGTTCCTCGGAATTCGATTTCTTCAAATATAAATCCAAGAAATCAAGGTATGTCTGCATATCCCAAACATCCAAATAAAAGCTTGGAATCTGCAGCTTAGAAAAAGTAAGAGCGATAGCCAAATCGAAATCTATCGCTTCATTATTTTGGCTAGTAGCCCAGTGTTTTTTTTTACGTCAACAAGCTTCAGGATCGCTTCCTGCAGCTTTCCATCGACAAGGTCAGCAACATCAATTTCGTTAACGGTTGCTTCAATGTCAAGCGGTTTTGCTTCTCCCGCACAGCGCATTGCGCAGTAAACATACTGAATGATCTCAATCTCATCAATGTCCATGGCTGCATCTCTTTGAGCCTCAGTAGCTTTCGGATCCTTGAGTATCTTCTCCCTTTGTTCGATGCGCCTTAAGTCCTTTTCAAGACTGTTCCCTGTGATCCGCTTGTAATGGTTGAAGACCGAAATACTGTTGCTTAAGTTATAATCTTTGAATTTGAAAATCATTTTTAAGCACCAGCAGCTTCAGCATAAACTGTTGTAGGTTCATCTGCTACAAAGCCTGTCTTTCCACTGTAAACCGTAACGCCTCTTACTTGCTTGCCGCCAATGACGACAAATTCGCCGGTAAAGGTGATTTCAAGGTTTGCAGTTTCTTCGCCGGCATCCGTCGCAAACGAGAAATTCGGAGTGTCAAATTTAACATCGTACAAATACTTCTGGTACTTGACTTCCTTCCCGGTTCCCGCCTCAAAGAAGATGCAGAATGACTTTTTAGCCGCGTTCATGACTTCCACAATGTTACTGTTCGCGTCTTTGGTAAAACCGAAAATCGCTGCAGCTGCATCGGCATCGACATGATAAGCCCGAAGTGTTCCGGTATATCGGACATCACGCTTCAGCTCAACTTCTTTGTCATCGGCCGACAAGGTCTTGGTTTTTACAACTGGTGTGATGCTTATTTCCACCGAATTGAGCTCATCGCTTACGGCTTCAGTCTGAAGCATGATGGGACTGCCGTATGTCGGAAGTGCATCATTATTCCGGGTCGTAATCGGAAATAATCTTAGTTTCTTGAGCATTTTATTCCTCCTTCTTTAAAAGATTTTGGATAAATCGAACGCCAAATGATTCAGGTCATTTTCAGGTTCGTAAATTACTGTGTTGAGTTCGAATCGCCATCCATCAACTCTGCAGGCCGTCTCAAGGTCCACCATAAGATCCTGGATGTTTTTGCTTGTTACCGATTTTCGGGTGAAGACATCTACGGTCACAAAGCCGTTTCGGGTCCGCACATCATCATCCGCAAAACTTGCCGGATCCGTTGATATGATCTTCCAGGTAACGTAGGTTTCCTTCACGGAAGCATCAGCATTCTTGACCGTATTTGCCCAAAACATGATGCCGGAAGCCCCCTTCAGGTCACTAACCATTTCGCCATCAGTAAGCTTGGCAGCCGTGAGAATTTGGGGAATCTGAGCATTGATAAGCTTGATTGCGTCGCTTGTCTTCATGACCACACCTCATATTCTGTTTCTTCTGCCGTAATTGGCGCCACTTCTTTTGCCATAAACTTGATGTCGGTATTGTAAAATTCATATTTGTCAGGAGCCGTAATCGCATACGTCTTTCCGGCAAATTCAACATACATATCATTGCTGATATTCCGATGGTTGATAGTAAACTGGATTGTACTGTTATCTTTGTTGGCATTTGATGCAAATTGCTCGGATGCGCTTAAATTCCTGACATAAGCTTTCAGGCTTTGATTCTGTGGATGATGATAGTGCTTGATTGTTATCGTTTCATTATCTAGGTTTTTTCGCTGATAAAGACTGAATATCTTGATCAGCTTATCCTTGACTAGGATTCGACTGTTGCCAGAAGTTTGCATGCTATCACCTGCAAATCTGTGATGAGGGATGATATCCCTAGGGCATAATCATGCTCTTTGTTATATCCTTGCCCCTGAAAATGTAGTTGCCTTACATACATCATGGCACATTCGATGGCCAAAGGCTCAATATCCGTTAAACCCAAATCATTTACCTGATCGGGTCGCTTTGTGAAATCATAACCGGTTTTTTGTTTGAGAAAAGAGGAGGCTGATTTTGCATATCTTTCTAATGTCACCGGGCTGAAATCGGCATCCACATAAATGGCTTCCGCAACCTGCTCCTTAGTCAAAATATCCATAGAACCAACCTCCTCTAAATATTATTAGGCAGCTGCCAATTCAACTGCAATTTCTTTTGCGGTATCGAGATCGGCATCAGCAATCGTGAATGTGCCTTCAGCGGTTGTATAACCTGTCTTGGCCACGGAATAACTGTATGTGCCTTTACCGCAAGCATAGACCCCATTTGTTGCCGTGACTGGAGTAGCATCCTTAGTCACTGTAATGGTTGGAGTATCCACTGCTGCACCCAGGGCGTCTTTAACCGCGAAGGTTACATCGCACGGTTCATGGAGAACGACGATGACCTCTTTGGTTTCAGCTTTTGCATCGTCATATGTGATTTCGACATTGACAGATGCTGATTCATAGCCAGTCTTTGAAACAGAAACGGCATAAGTGCCCATCTTCACAGGGTACTTGCCATCCGTGCCGGCATTGACTGCTGTCTCACCCAGAGCAACGGCCACAGTAGGAGTGGCGACTACTTGGCCAGCAGCATTCTTGATTACCAGGGCAAGCTTGACATCTACATAATGCAGATTGAAGTTGTTGTAAACTTCGCCCTTAGTCTCGCCCACAACATCTTTACCGGAGATGTTGGTTAAGGCCTTTTTCAAACCTTCAACATTTCTTCCCATAGTTCACCTCCAAGACCTAACGATTAGGCCTTTTTGGTTCCATGGATGAAGGCACCCACAAACGGAGCAGATGCGCAATACTCGCTGGCGATGTACTCGGTCACGCCTTTGCGGGTGATTCTGTTGGTTTCAACGCGAAGCGGAATCAGGCCATTGACTTTGAACCACTTGTTGACGTTTCCGATTACGAAGTCGCCTTCATGGAGATTTTCATCCACTTCAAGACGGATCGGACCAATGGAAGAAATTCCAGTGGTGTTGTTGAAAACCGGATACTTGAAATTTCCGTTGTCGTCCACGGCGAACAGAACCTCGTCGGCAACATCCTGAGCCGCATAGATCTTGGCTCCTCTGCGATATTTGCCTTTGCAAGCTTTGATGCCTTTGATGAGAGCATCTGTAACGGCAGTATAACCGCCAGCAACAGCTGCAGTAGCGCCAATGGTCAAACCTTTGATGTGATCACCGGAACCTGCGCCGTAGATCAGGTCTTCGACCCAGTCTTCGTTGATGTCCTGCAGAATGGCATTGATGACATATTCGCCGAAGTCAAAATCGGTCAGAGCGCGGACTTCATCGGTAACCGGGATGATAGTCTGCAGATAACCTTTGACGAGAGACAACTTGCCCCATTCCATCTGGTTGTCAGTGCCTTCAGCACCTTCAGCTTTGGCATTGGCTTTGGTACGAGATTTCCGGAACGGAAAATCAACCAAGCCAGAGATGGCAAGGAAATTGATGTCAGCCAGGATTGGACTCAGCTTGCCTTCTTCTTTCAGGAGTTCAAGGATGAGTTTTGTCGAGATCAGGACGCCGGCATTGTTGACTCCGTCAACTGATTCAGTGGCTGCGACATAAGTGGTTGCCGTAGTTGTCAAAGCTGTTCCCAGAGTACGTTTTTCAACGTCAGTAAGTTTCTTACCACGGGAGTACTTGCCTACCAACAGGCAAATTTTCTGGCGCTTCGACATGTTGGCGATGACTTCATCGCGTTCTTCAGGATTTTGCGGAACAACTGGAGTTCCACCATTAAAAGCTGCGCGGGCTTCCGCTTCAAGTTCACTACGAAGGCGATCTTTTTCAGCTTTAAAGTTACGGACTTCTTCCTGAATTTGAACAATACGATTTGCATCAGCAGTCCGCAGTTCAATTTCAAGTTCATTCATACGAGTTACAATCTCGTTGATTCTTGTTTGTTTTGGATTCATATTGTTTTTGTTTTCCTCCTTATAAATTTTTTAAGATTTCTAGTTCCACCTGGGCGCGTTTTCTAGCCAGTTCCAAGGCCTCCACCTGTTCCCGGCGTGTCTCCACATCACCGAGCCGTCTGGCATAGAGAGACGTATCTTCGTACGCGGGCATAGCGACAGCTGCGACGTCGAAAAGCTTGTCGATTTTTCGAACCTTCCATGTGTGTTCTTTTTCATCGTACGATTCTTCCCTTATGGTGAACGCAAAGCTCATCTTATCGATGTCTCCGCGCTTAACTAGCGTGTAAAGATCCTTCGCAGCAGTGATATTCGCAAGTTTGGCTTTGATCTTAACGCCATCCGACGAATTATCTAACTGCAAGGTGCCATTTTTGGTTCTGGCCATGACCATAACCGTATCCGAATGGTTATATTTAAAAAATGCATCTTTTGTATCTGCCTCATCCAAGGCACCTTTTTCAATAATCTCGTAGTAATCAACGCCACCATAGGAAAAAAGTTTGGTTTTAGTATCATAAACGATGGCGCGCCCCTCTAAGATCATCTCATCAGGATTGGCCGCATCCGGATCCAAGGCCCGGACCTCCATGAGGCGCCTATAATCGTTATGCCTAAACATCTTCTCCAGGATATCATTTCTTGTCTGGTTCATTACCCGTTTCCTCGCTTTCCTTTGGCTTTGTATTTCCTACTCCTTGGTATTCATTAGCTTTGTTTGCATCAACATAATTCAGATTGCTGAATTCCTTGTCACCATTTTTGGTCTCCGGCATAAAGAGCAGTCTGGCCACATCATTAGGCGTATAAACTGGGAGCTTCTCCATGATCATGGCTATCTTTACCCGGGTTGACAAGCTTGCGGTCTGCAGCCGATTGGCATCGATGCGGATCTCATTGCCTACTTCCCGCTCTTTCTGGGTGAGAAGTTTATAGGTCATTTCGTTCTGAAGCTTAATGGCCAATGGTTCGATTGAGCTCTCATAATAGGCCTGCCATTCATCTTCCGAAAAAGTAGCTTTTACAATCTTATCGTTGATTCCCAGGAACTTATAGATCTTCTCTTCGAAGTGGTTCATTTCCTCGGCATTTGCATATTTAGGCTGACTGTTCACTTGGGTGATTGTTTCACCAGAAGGAATGTAGGCAACCCCCGTACCATCTTGGGCCAGATAATTATCAGCAAAGGCCTTTGCCCTGGCGATACGGTCCTTCTCGTTCATGGGTGACGTTGTCGTCAGGATGAAACGCAAGAAAGCGCTGGTCTTAATAGCATTTTCAATTCCTGCATAGTTTGTATTCATAACATTGAGGATCTTCTTGATTGCCTCACTCTTCTGCCCGAAAAATTCGGCATTATTGACGTTCCTGGCGATATGAATAATTGAACTGAGATCCGTGGTTATCTGTTCGCCTTGGATGTTGAAACGAAGATAGAACTGCTTATCCGCTCCCATTTTTACTTCAACAGACGCAGGATCCAACACCCAAAGGGCTACAATAGGCTCACGCCCATCATTCAAATCGCGCTGAATGTAGATGAAGACATTGGCTTCAGCAAAATAGTGATACCCTACCTTCTCGTAAAAAGCCCCGGCTTCCATGAGCGGATTTGGTCTCATCTGCAGGAGCCTATTAAGTTCGTCGTGATATGGCTTGTCCTTCAGGTAAACGGTCGGTCTAAACTTTGAAATATGCCGCGCATGAGCCTGAACACAGCTCATAAAAGAGTCATTTAGTTCCGGGCTGTAGTTAGTGCTGAAGATTGATGAATTCAGCAGATTCACCAGGTTGGCGTTAAGCTTCTGTTGGGAGTTCTTGCGATTCCCGAAAATAAAGCCGATTAAACCCATATCTACTTTCTCACCTACTCTTCCGCCATGTAATATTCTTTGTTCTGGCAATAAGCAACATAGCCGTCTATGATCGTGGACACGCCATCAATCTTTCGTTCGTAATTGCTCTTGTCAGGCATATAATTTCCGTTACGGTCAGTAACTAAGTCAACATTGGATAGACACCATTTGGTGACCGGATTGTTCTGGTAACTCAATTTTTTCTCTTTCAGGTCCGATCCAAGTTCCTGCATCGGAATAGATAACGTCTTAAACCCTTGAATTACCGGATTCAAAATATATTTTCTCGAGTAACCCTTCTGGGCCAGTTCCTCAACCAGGTATTCCGCCGAGTATGAGTCATAATTGATTGCGACATACTTCCAGTTGTGCTTTTCAAACTGCTCCCAGACGTAATCAACGATGTCATGATAATTTATCTTCTCATCACCACTGACCCTGACCAATCCCTGCCTAACCCATTGCTTGAAAGGCACCTTGGTGGCTTTTTCCAGATACTTCTTGGTGACCCAATACATTGTCTCTGCAACAATTTTCTTCTTTTTCTTGTCAAACAGCAATGTCGTAAAAGATGTTAAGTCGCCGGTTCTGGAAAGGTCAAAACCTCCAACAACAAGTGCATCGTCAAACTTCGACAAGTCAAAGACTTCGGTGTTATTGAATTCCTCAAAAGTCAGCCAGGCCTTACGGCTCGTCTGCCGGACATTGAATGATTTGCAAAGCAGGTTAACAACCTTGGATGAATCGTTGAGCGCTTTTTGCACTTCTTCAGCCAGATCGGAAATCGATTGCGACACACCCAAATTCGGATTAGCTTTTATCCAGCAAGCCCTGTCCTTCCACTCGTTTTCTTCATCCAGTTCATAACAGAATACAAGCAAACGGTCATCAGTATAAATACCTTCAAGAAAATTCTCGTCATATTCATAAGTCTCGTCAAATGTGGATACACGGACGGTTCCCATGGTCGTCGTGATGATCTCGATTGGCTGTTTGCGGGATTTGGTTGAATCCCAGAGAACGTCCACAATGTTACTATCCGTAATCGCGTGCAATTCATCGATGTGGACGATATGAGCATTGGCACCGTCAAGCTTCTTGGATTCCTTCGATACCGGCTTGAAATAGCTGTCGCTGTAGGGCTTGGTATAAATCCCATTTACCGTGATGCGGAACTTCCCTAGCAATGACGGATTCTTCTGGATGATCAACTTGGCCATGTCCCAGGCGATCTTGGCCTGATCCTGTTTGGTAGCAGCTGTATAGCACTCAGCACCGGCTTCTCCACCTACGAGCAGTTCGTAGACAATTAAACATGCGGCCAATAAAGTCTTTCCGTTCTTCCGGGCAACGTACAGATGGATCCGCCTGAAGCGGCGGTACCCGTCAACAACAGAAACGAATCCATACAATGCCTGGATGATGGCCTTTTGCCACAGTTCCAGGATAATGGGCCTGCCTGCAAACTCGCCTTTGATGTGCCGACAGAACGTTTCGATAAAACTAATCGGAAGAGACGCTGCCTTTTCGTCAAATACAAAATATTCTTTGTAAGTCGATCCGTCAAGATTGACTTTGGTAATATAGTTTTCTTCCGGATGATCAAGCAGATTAACCAATCGATCCATCTGCTTCCGGATTTTTTTGGAGACCACGATACGCCCCCGGGTGATTTCTTCGTAGTACTCGCGGATGTAGTTGGCCATTACTTATTCTGTGCCTTCCACTTGTCGAGCTCATCCCCGCCGGCAGTTCCCGGGGGAAGAATCTCACGCAGCTGCTTTAGGAACATGGAGTAGTTCTTGCCGACTTGAATCTGGAGATCAGCTGCAATACTCTTCTTGAGACCTTTTTGGTTCTCGCCATTGAAGTATGTTTCGTAGTAGCCGTCACGCTTGATGAGCTCTCTAAGCTCTTCCAGCTGGACAATGGCAAAAGCGATGTTATCAATCAGGGGCCCACAGATCTTCTTGGTATCTTCGTCCAACTGTTTGATGATGCTGTTAAGTTTCCGCTTTTCGCGATTAATCTTTTTTGTTCTGGTCAAATCATCGAAAAACTTGCCAACGATTTCGTCTTTTTCGTCGTCCATAACAACACCCCCTTACAAGTGCCTTGTGTGAAAAAGTTAACTCCGCGCCCGGTGCTAAAAATAGGACTTTTTTTGTCCAATACCGGGGGGCTATGTACAATAAATGTCACTCTAATTGACTTTTTACTGTAGTTTTGTTACAATCATTGTGTAGAATTGTCATCTAAATCTACACTAGTAGTCAGGCATTGCACTTTTAACAATGTCTGGCTTTTTTTATGCACGTTTAATCAACTGACCATTTGCATCAAAGGTCAAATCATTTCTGATGTAGACATCATTGCCACGCTTTGCATCATGACATGCTGTGCANNNNNNNNNNNNNNNNNNNNNNNNNNNNNNNNNNNNNNNNNNNNNNNNNNNNNNNNNNNNNNNNNNNNNNNNNNNNNNNNNNNNNNNNNNNNNNNNNNNNGCATGATCTACAGACATTCCGGACGATTCCGACTTGATTATAGACATTGAACCAAAACCTTGTCAATACTTAAGGCATATGCAGCTATAAAAAACTAAAAAAGGTCGCTTATTTTCAAACAATAAAAAAAGCCTATCAACTGTAGAAATATGCAGTTTTTTAGGCTTTATTGCAAATAATCATACTCAAATCTAGACATTTTGACAATATTTGATTTTTTGAAAATCTTTATTATCAAAAACCCATATTATTTTAAAGTTTTAATTCTTCCTGGCATTTGCCTTGATTCTGGCTTTGATTGACTCAATAAGCTTGTCTTCATCAACGTCTTTGGCTTCCAGAGATCTAAGGACATCTTCATCTACAGTTCCTTCGGCAATGATGTGGTTTACGATGACTGTTTTCTTTTGCCCTTGTCTGTAAAGTCTTGCTATTGCCTGCAGGTACAATTCCAAGTTCCAGGTAAGACCAAACCACACAATGATGTTTCCACCATCCTGAAGGTTTAAGCCATGACCCATAGATGCAGGATGTGCGAAGAGTAGCTGTATTTCACCAGCATCCCATCTCCGCTTGTCTTCGGTTGTCTCATAGACGACTGGATGCAGTTTTGCGAATCGATCCAGAAGCCTACTCAAGTCATGCTTGAACCAATAAAAC from Ignavibacteria bacterium includes the following:
- a CDS encoding phage head closure protein — encoded protein: MQTSGNSRILVKDKLIKIFSLYQRKNLDNETITIKHYHHPQNQSLKAYVRNLSASEQFASNANKDNSTIQFTINHRNISNDMYVEFAGKTYAITAPDKYEFYNTDIKFMAKEVAPITAEETEYEVWS
- a CDS encoding phage major capsid protein produces the protein MNPKQTRINEIVTRMNELEIELRTADANRIVQIQEEVRNFKAEKDRLRSELEAEARAAFNGGTPVVPQNPEERDEVIANMSKRQKICLLVGKYSRGKKLTDVEKRTLGTALTTTATTYVAATESVDGVNNAGVLISTKLILELLKEEGKLSPILADINFLAISGLVDFPFRKSRTKANAKAEGAEGTDNQMEWGKLSLVKGYLQTIIPVTDEVRALTDFDFGEYVINAILQDINEDWVEDLIYGAGSGDHIKGLTIGATAAVAGGYTAVTDALIKGIKACKGKYRRGAKIYAAQDVADEVLFAVDDNGNFKYPVFNNTTGISSIGPIRLEVDENLHEGDFVIGNVNKWFKVNGLIPLRVETNRITRKGVTEYIASEYCASAPFVGAFIHGTKKA
- a CDS encoding terminase large subunit; protein product: MANYIREYYEEITRGRIVVSKKIRKQMDRLVNLLDHPEENYITKVNLDGSTYKEYFVFDEKAASLPISFIETFCRHIKGEFAGRPIILELWQKAIIQALYGFVSVVDGYRRFRRIHLYVARKNGKTLLAACLIVYELLVGGEAGAECYTAATKQDQAKIAWDMAKLIIQKNPSLLGKFRITVNGIYTKPYSDSYFKPVSKESKKLDGANAHIVHIDELHAITDSNIVDVLWDSTKSRKQPIEIITTTMGTVRVSTFDETYEYDENFLEGIYTDDRLLVFCYELDEENEWKDRACWIKANPNLGVSQSISDLAEEVQKALNDSSKVVNLLCKSFNVRQTSRKAWLTFEEFNNTEVFDLSKFDDALVVGGFDLSRTGDLTSFTTLLFDKKKKKIVAETMYWVTKKYLEKATKVPFKQWVRQGLVRVSGDEKINYHDIVDYVWEQFEKHNWKYVAINYDSYSAEYLVEELAQKGYSRKYILNPVIQGFKTLSIPMQELGSDLKEKKLSYQNNPVTKWCLSNVDLVTDRNGNYMPDKSNYERKIDGVSTIIDGYVAYCQNKEYYMAEE
- a CDS encoding phage portal protein; the encoded protein is MGLIGFIFGNRKNSQQKLNANLVNLLNSSIFSTNYSPELNDSFMSCVQAHARHISKFRPTVYLKDKPYHDELNRLLQMRPNPLMEAGAFYEKVGYHYFAEANVFIYIQRDLNDGREPIVALWVLDPASVEVKMGADKQFYLRFNIQGEQITTDLSSIIHIARNVNNAEFFGQKSEAIKKILNVMNTNYAGIENAIKTSAFLRFILTTTSPMNEKDRIARAKAFADNYLAQDGTGVAYIPSGETITQVNSQPKYANAEEMNHFEEKIYKFLGINDKIVKATFSEDEWQAYYESSIEPLAIKLQNEMTYKLLTQKEREVGNEIRIDANRLQTASLSTRVKIAMIMEKLPVYTPNDVARLLFMPETKNGDKEFSNLNYVDANKANEYQGVGNTKPKESEETGNEPDKK
- a CDS encoding HK97 family phage prohead protease: MFRHNDYRRLMEVRALDPDAANPDEMILEGRAIVYDTKTKLFSYGGVDYYEIIEKGALDEADTKDAFFKYNHSDTVMVMARTKNGTLQLDNSSDGVKIKAKLANITAAKDLYTLVKRGDIDKMSFAFTIREESYDEKEHTWKVRKIDKLFDVAAVAMPAYEDTSLYARRLGDVETRREQVEALELARKRAQVELEILKNL